A region from the Stygiolobus caldivivus genome encodes:
- a CDS encoding CBS domain-containing protein — MEAKVGIIGNKVVHVVKDTDPISVAAKELSEHNIGALIVIDSSEKVVGIITERDLVRVVADKKIDAKVSDYMTRNVLGVTEDTDIIDALEVMLDHGFRHLPILGKDGKIVGIVSIRDLVRSMLDPHVFQFRKEASEVKGTGYTCPVCGMEIDEYGYCGCGTGSG, encoded by the coding sequence ATGGAAGCAAAAGTAGGAATTATTGGAAACAAAGTAGTTCATGTTGTTAAAGATACGGATCCCATTTCAGTAGCAGCAAAAGAGCTCAGTGAACATAATATAGGCGCTCTTATAGTAATTGATAGTAGCGAGAAAGTTGTAGGTATAATAACTGAAAGAGATCTAGTAAGAGTTGTTGCAGATAAAAAGATAGACGCTAAAGTTTCCGATTATATGACACGAAACGTTTTGGGTGTAACGGAGGACACAGATATTATAGATGCGTTGGAAGTTATGCTGGATCACGGATTCAGACACCTACCGATATTAGGAAAGGACGGTAAGATCGTGGGAATTGTAAGCATAAGGGATTTAGTTAGGTCTATGTTAGACCCTCATGTATTTCAATTTAGAAAGGAGGCATCGGAAGTGAAGGGAACTGGGTACACTTGCCCGGTGTGTGGAATGGAGATAGACGAATATGGATATTGTGGGTGTGGCACTGGCTCTGGGTAA
- a CDS encoding 2,3-diphosphoglycerate-dependent phosphoglycerate mutase translates to MVVLVFIRHAQSVSNLNRILSDDINKYPLTDEGRQQAKEVAKELRKLNSINKLFSSPILRAYQTATIIGEEIGLVPIIDDRLRERELGELNNLKIDEIHNWRIKVYRRELPSKGLEPWEILMKRIANFVEDIVENEKGIIIAVSHYDPIRAFLSHILDLDDIGSWGISLPNASISIIKCESIDTKKCKILAIGTPILTSEILSKF, encoded by the coding sequence ATGGTAGTATTAGTATTTATTAGACACGCTCAATCCGTCTCTAATTTAAATAGAATTCTCTCTGACGATATTAATAAATACCCTTTAACTGATGAAGGAAGGCAACAGGCTAAGGAAGTAGCCAAAGAATTGAGAAAACTCAATAGTATTAATAAACTCTTTAGTAGTCCTATCTTAAGGGCATATCAAACTGCAACTATCATAGGCGAAGAAATAGGCTTAGTACCTATAATAGATGATAGACTCAGAGAGAGAGAATTGGGTGAGTTAAACAACTTAAAGATAGATGAAATACACAATTGGAGGATTAAAGTATATAGAAGAGAACTCCCATCTAAGGGACTCGAACCTTGGGAGATATTAATGAAAAGAATAGCAAACTTTGTAGAAGATATTGTAGAAAACGAAAAAGGGATAATAATAGCGGTCAGCCATTATGACCCTATCAGGGCTTTTTTATCGCATATATTAGATTTAGATGACATAGGATCGTGGGGGATTTCATTACCAAATGCTAGTATAAGTATTATAAAGTGCGAGAGCATAGACACAAAAAAATGCAAAATATTAGCTATAGGAACACCGATTCTGACAAGTGAAATATTATCTAAATTCTAG
- a CDS encoding D-aminoacyl-tRNA deacylase, which yields MKVNFLISLKDPVGLTIKKLGYKFEEIEEDVIDFKYDKGDAIVIFSRHESSTNTPSFTVHYPGNPGPNVLGGEPYRLGVAFPRLLTSIYREISLLQTNIKKAIEATHHGPTYQVHPVVFVEIGSDKRYWENEGLVRAMVEATLRAVDNLGNTECEEVVAGLGGTHYTPYFSKVSITKCISHVISKYYLDSITPDVVFQLISNTIQPIDKVIFDNVNSTTRNRIIETIQRINSKIKLEFR from the coding sequence ATGAAGGTCAACTTTCTCATTTCACTCAAAGACCCGGTAGGCTTGACGATAAAAAAATTAGGCTATAAATTTGAGGAAATTGAAGAAGACGTGATCGACTTTAAATATGATAAGGGTGATGCTATTGTTATATTTTCTAGGCACGAAAGTTCTACAAATACTCCTTCGTTTACGGTACATTACCCCGGAAACCCGGGTCCTAATGTATTGGGTGGGGAGCCCTACAGACTAGGTGTAGCCTTCCCTAGACTATTAACTTCTATATATAGAGAAATCTCGTTATTACAAACTAATATTAAAAAAGCTATAGAAGCGACGCATCACGGCCCCACTTATCAGGTGCATCCGGTCGTTTTTGTCGAGATAGGGAGCGATAAAAGATATTGGGAGAATGAGGGTCTTGTAAGGGCTATGGTGGAAGCTACGTTAAGGGCGGTTGATAATCTGGGAAATACTGAATGTGAAGAAGTAGTAGCGGGGCTAGGAGGTACTCATTATACTCCTTATTTTTCTAAGGTTAGTATAACTAAATGTATCTCTCATGTGATTTCTAAGTATTACCTTGACTCAATTACACCCGATGTGGTCTTTCAATTAATCTCAAACACAATACAACCTATTGATAAAGTTATTTTTGATAACGTGAACTCAACTACAAGGAATAGGATAATAGAAACTATTCAAAGGATTAATAGTAAAATAAAGCTAGAATTTAGATAA
- a CDS encoding FAD-dependent oxidoreductase — MAETIIVGSGIVGAIAKEKMLEKGHEVKVIDKEGSFNKLNSNQSVWTVIPPLCGDLLEKCLHSIKYYIKLCEKYNVKFKRTGIISDKEIGKRISYDDAKKIESEVSFPSNTMLYYYEEGLFIDGRDLLRKINSKIIQGEVIAFKKESGKITELELSSGERVSVEGNVIFAPGYMTHKLFNIPDLEIYKGHLVISRSSFNLNTIIFYKGKIFLRDNSGNVLISSDTEKSSDGRINYEKVIDALNVVSSIYPLSNTLSISVGFRTASSRRKYVLEKVADNAVLVTGYRFGLAMTPFIIDEAISYLPR, encoded by the coding sequence ATGGCTGAAACAATTATTGTAGGTAGTGGGATAGTAGGTGCAATTGCAAAGGAGAAGATGCTAGAAAAAGGACATGAAGTTAAAGTCATTGATAAAGAGGGGTCTTTTAATAAGTTAAACTCTAACCAGAGTGTATGGACTGTGATCCCGCCTCTATGCGGTGACCTTCTTGAAAAGTGTTTACATTCAATTAAATACTACATCAAACTATGCGAAAAATACAATGTTAAGTTCAAAAGGACTGGTATAATATCTGACAAAGAGATAGGAAAGAGGATTTCCTATGATGATGCGAAAAAAATTGAAAGTGAAGTTAGTTTTCCAAGCAATACCATGCTATATTATTATGAGGAAGGTCTTTTCATAGATGGGCGAGACCTCTTAAGGAAAATAAATTCTAAAATAATTCAAGGCGAAGTAATTGCCTTCAAGAAGGAGAGCGGTAAAATAACAGAGTTAGAATTATCTTCAGGTGAGAGGGTAAGTGTTGAAGGCAATGTCATATTTGCTCCAGGCTATATGACACATAAACTATTCAACATCCCAGACCTAGAAATATATAAGGGTCATCTGGTTATATCTAGGTCTTCCTTCAATTTAAACACCATTATATTTTATAAGGGGAAAATATTTCTACGGGATAATTCTGGAAATGTTTTAATCAGTTCAGATACTGAGAAATCATCAGATGGTAGAATAAATTATGAAAAGGTTATTGATGCTCTTAATGTAGTAAGCTCTATATACCCTCTGAGTAACACGTTATCGATATCGGTAGGATTTAGGACAGCATCTAGCAGGAGAAAGTACGTATTAGAGAAGGTTGCTGATAACGCAGTCCTGGTAACAGGTTATAGGTTTGGGTTAGCTATGACTCCTTTTATAATAGATGAAGCTATTAGCTATTTACCTAGATGA